One Peterkaempfera bronchialis DNA window includes the following coding sequences:
- a CDS encoding uracil-xanthine permease family protein yields the protein MGLRLGWKLYGDGGTPGPGEVVRPGERLSWPRTAGLGAQHVVAMFGATFVAPVLMGLNPNLAVMLSGVATLLFLLITRGRIPSYLGSSLSFVGVAASIKAAGGGIGTVTGAMLVVGAVLLAAGLAVQALGARVVHAVLPPVVTGAVVMIIGFNLAPVVARTYWPQDQWIALLTMAFTLCAMVVVRGFWSRIAVFLGLIFGYLASWVFDLAFGKIHSADGSGKVTDHWRVDLSGVRHADWFGLPTLHAPDFKLSAVLLALPVVIALIAENAGHVKAVAEMTGDDLDPDLGRAIAADGAASMLSTAVGGPATTTYAENIGVMAATRVYSTAAYMCAAFFAILCGLCPKFGAVVAATPGGVLGGITVVLYGMIGLLGAKIWQENRVDFGNPLNLVPIAAGIIIGIGNVSIEFTRDFVLDGIPLGTIVTIAGYHLLRLFAPPHLKGVPPLLDAAEPGTADHDD from the coding sequence ATGGGGCTCCGCCTCGGCTGGAAGCTCTACGGGGACGGCGGCACGCCCGGCCCCGGCGAGGTCGTCCGTCCCGGTGAACGGCTCTCATGGCCCCGCACCGCAGGTCTCGGCGCCCAGCATGTGGTGGCCATGTTCGGTGCGACCTTTGTCGCACCCGTACTGATGGGGTTGAACCCCAACCTCGCGGTGATGCTCTCCGGTGTCGCCACGCTCCTCTTCCTGCTGATCACCCGTGGCCGCATCCCCAGCTACCTGGGCAGCAGCCTCTCCTTCGTGGGTGTCGCCGCCTCGATCAAGGCGGCCGGGGGCGGCATCGGCACGGTCACCGGCGCGATGCTGGTGGTCGGCGCGGTGCTGCTGGCAGCCGGACTGGCGGTCCAGGCGCTCGGTGCGCGGGTCGTCCACGCCGTACTGCCCCCGGTCGTCACCGGCGCCGTCGTGATGATCATCGGGTTCAACCTGGCTCCGGTGGTCGCCCGGACGTACTGGCCCCAGGACCAGTGGATCGCCCTGCTGACGATGGCGTTCACGCTCTGCGCCATGGTCGTGGTGCGCGGCTTCTGGTCGCGGATCGCGGTCTTCCTGGGGCTGATCTTCGGCTACCTCGCCTCCTGGGTGTTCGACCTGGCCTTTGGGAAGATCCACTCGGCCGACGGCTCCGGGAAGGTCACCGACCACTGGCGGGTGGACCTCAGCGGTGTCCGGCACGCGGACTGGTTCGGCCTGCCCACCCTGCACGCCCCCGACTTCAAGCTCTCCGCCGTGCTGCTCGCCCTGCCCGTCGTCATCGCGCTCATCGCGGAGAACGCCGGACACGTCAAGGCCGTGGCCGAGATGACCGGTGACGACCTCGACCCGGACCTCGGCCGCGCCATCGCCGCCGACGGCGCGGCGAGCATGCTCTCCACCGCCGTCGGCGGCCCCGCGACCACCACCTACGCGGAGAACATCGGCGTCATGGCCGCCACCCGCGTCTACTCCACCGCCGCCTACATGTGCGCCGCGTTCTTCGCCATCCTGTGCGGCCTCTGCCCCAAGTTCGGCGCCGTCGTGGCCGCCACCCCCGGCGGGGTGCTCGGCGGCATCACGGTCGTCCTGTACGGCATGATCGGCCTGCTCGGCGCGAAGATCTGGCAGGAGAACCGCGTCGACTTCGGCAACCCGCTCAACCTGGTACCCATCGCCGCCGGCATCATCATCGGCATCGGCAATGTCTCCATCGAGTTCACCCGCGACTTCGTCCTCGACGGCATCCCGCTGGGCACGATCGTCACCATCGCCGGCTACCACCTCCTCCGCCTCTTCGCCCCGCCCCACCTCAAGGGCGTACCGCCACTCCTCGACGCCGCCGAACCCGGCACCGCCGACCACGACGACTGA
- a CDS encoding metal-dependent hydrolase translates to MMGPAHSLSGATAWLGVGAAAYALDSPMPWPVLIAGALICAGAALAPDLDHKAATISRAFGPVSRWLCEVIDKLSHSVYQATRGKGDPRRSGGHRTLTHTWLWAVLCGAGAAAICAYGGRWGVLAVLFVHMVLAIDGLLWRQARVSSDVLVWLLGATSAWMLAEILDKPGNGSGWLFTGPGQEYLWVGLPILLGALMHCIGDALTVSGCPILWPIPVGRKRWYPVGPPKAMRFRAGSWVELKVLTPVFMVLGGLGAVSALGLLD, encoded by the coding sequence ATGATGGGACCGGCGCATTCACTCTCCGGCGCCACGGCATGGCTGGGAGTGGGAGCCGCCGCCTATGCGCTGGACAGTCCCATGCCGTGGCCGGTACTGATCGCCGGGGCACTCATCTGCGCCGGCGCCGCCCTGGCACCCGACCTCGACCACAAGGCGGCGACCATCTCCCGCGCCTTCGGGCCGGTGTCCCGATGGCTCTGCGAGGTCATCGACAAGCTGTCGCACTCCGTCTACCAGGCCACCCGCGGCAAGGGCGACCCCCGCCGCTCCGGCGGCCACCGCACCCTCACCCACACCTGGCTGTGGGCGGTGCTGTGCGGGGCCGGAGCCGCCGCGATATGCGCGTACGGCGGCCGGTGGGGCGTGCTCGCGGTGCTCTTCGTCCACATGGTGCTCGCGATCGACGGCCTGCTCTGGCGTCAGGCCCGCGTCTCCAGTGACGTACTGGTCTGGCTGCTCGGCGCCACCAGCGCCTGGATGCTCGCCGAGATCCTGGACAAGCCGGGCAACGGCTCCGGCTGGCTCTTCACCGGCCCGGGCCAGGAGTACCTCTGGGTCGGCCTGCCGATCCTGCTCGGCGCGCTGATGCACTGCATCGGCGACGCCCTGACCGTGTCGGGGTGCCCGATCCTGTGGCCGATCCCCGTCGGCCGCAAGCGGTGGTACCCGGTCGGTCCGCCCAAGGCCATGCGGTTCCGGGCCGGCAGCTGGGTGGAACTGAAGGTGCTGACACCCGTGTTCATGGTGCTCGGCGGGCTGGGCGCGGTCAGCGCGCTGGGGCTGCTCGACTGA
- a CDS encoding vWA domain-containing protein, whose product MAIDYVKRPGGSGGGGSGASGGSGGSGGSGGSSGSTSVTLEKVQSAAPGLVNLYKTARVSLAKSGLSGQRAAVYLVLDRSGSMRPFYRDGTVQHLAEQVLGLSANLDDDGTVPVVFFSTDVDGIAELSLDDYADRIGRLHDSYGHMGRTNYHTAMKAVLEHYEASGATDPAFVVFQTDGGPTSRSAAERLLCDAARLPVFWQFVGFGNPERKEFAFLRKLDELPVPAARVVDNAGFVAAGRDPRAVPDAVLYDRLLEEFPSWLADARAAGILR is encoded by the coding sequence ATGGCCATCGACTATGTGAAGCGTCCCGGCGGCAGCGGTGGGGGCGGAAGCGGCGCGAGCGGCGGGAGCGGCGGGAGCGGCGGGAGCGGCGGGAGCAGCGGCAGTACGTCGGTGACCCTGGAGAAGGTGCAGAGTGCCGCACCCGGGCTGGTCAACCTGTACAAGACCGCCCGGGTCAGCCTGGCGAAGAGCGGGTTGTCCGGACAGCGCGCCGCCGTCTACCTGGTGCTCGACCGGTCCGGCTCCATGCGGCCCTTCTACCGCGACGGCACCGTGCAGCACCTCGCCGAGCAGGTGCTCGGCCTCTCCGCCAACCTCGACGACGACGGCACCGTACCGGTGGTCTTCTTCTCCACCGACGTGGACGGGATCGCCGAACTCTCCCTGGACGACTACGCCGACCGCATCGGCCGACTGCACGACTCATACGGGCACATGGGCCGCACCAACTACCACACCGCCATGAAGGCGGTGCTGGAGCACTACGAGGCGTCCGGGGCGACCGACCCGGCGTTCGTGGTCTTCCAGACCGACGGCGGCCCGACCTCCCGCAGCGCCGCCGAACGCCTGCTCTGCGACGCCGCGCGGCTGCCGGTGTTCTGGCAGTTCGTGGGCTTCGGCAACCCGGAGCGCAAGGAGTTCGCCTTCCTGCGCAAGCTGGACGAACTGCCCGTGCCCGCCGCGCGGGTGGTGGACAACGCCGGGTTCGTGGCGGCCGGCCGCGATCCGCGTGCGGTGCCCGACGCGGTGCTGTACGACCGGCTGTTGGAGGAGTTCCCGAGCTGGCTGGCGGACGCACGCGCGGCCGGCATCCTGCGCTGA